The proteins below come from a single Chryseobacterium nepalense genomic window:
- a CDS encoding xanthine dehydrogenase family protein molybdopterin-binding subunit, translated as MGLLELLKIKSKRPEGRVEGVEKVTGIGKYAAEYEVKNVCYAVLVNSTVPSGKIQSILVDKAKEVEGVIDIITHLHKPSVPGLASEEKIKEAKFGLPIFHTDKIFFKGQPIAMVIAETLEDATFAASLVEAQYQKDRFAVDFDSEKESVALKAEGKERGSVDSWQNLPFMVDEQYNIKADVHNPMEMHATIAHWTGNDSLRLYDKNQGVNNVQKTFAKLFELPEKNIEVFSEFVGGGFGSGLRVWPHVLASVMAAKQVGRPVKLMLTRPQMFAATGYRPASWQRIKVGSDQSGNLLGILHQAKNETSVYENFNDGITRVTRLIYKFPNLKTEAASVPLNLSTPTWMRGPGDCTGVFALESAIDELSYKLKMDPVELRLKNISLEKHPDSNLPWSTHFLDEGLKKGAEMIGWKARKSTPATVSDGDWYIGYGMAVGMWNAGRREAKAAIIMHKNGAITVQTAMTDIGTGTGTGMQNIAHEITGISKDKISIELGNSALPPAPSQGGSTGLSSVSGAVYDASNQLKQKLAEYASSVNQSFKGVAIENIILSDTGISLKNNSKVSVSYDELFEKNNLTEIRLEVASKPGSEREKFAFCSSAAHFCKVRVNKRTGKVKIEKLAVVADGGKIINSQAAANQMSGAAVGGIGMALMEENQIDAKLGTLIGNDLAGYHFAVNADAPIIEVDFIHKPDPNINPSGAKGLGEVGIIGTAPAIANAIYNAIGVRMRDLPITPDKILMALSRR; from the coding sequence ATGGGATTACTCGAATTATTGAAAATCAAGTCTAAAAGACCAGAAGGACGCGTTGAAGGGGTAGAAAAAGTGACCGGAATCGGTAAATATGCTGCCGAATATGAGGTAAAAAACGTGTGTTATGCTGTTCTGGTAAACAGTACGGTGCCTTCCGGTAAAATACAATCGATATTGGTTGATAAAGCCAAAGAAGTGGAAGGTGTTATTGATATCATTACCCATCTGCATAAACCTTCGGTGCCGGGGTTGGCAAGTGAAGAAAAAATCAAAGAAGCAAAATTTGGCTTACCAATTTTTCATACGGATAAAATATTTTTCAAAGGTCAGCCTATTGCAATGGTTATCGCCGAAACGTTGGAAGACGCGACTTTCGCAGCATCATTGGTAGAAGCTCAATATCAGAAAGACCGTTTTGCGGTGGATTTTGATTCTGAGAAAGAATCCGTTGCTTTAAAAGCAGAAGGAAAAGAAAGAGGAAGCGTTGACAGCTGGCAAAATTTACCGTTCATGGTAGATGAGCAATACAATATTAAAGCAGATGTGCACAATCCTATGGAAATGCACGCTACGATTGCCCACTGGACAGGAAATGACAGCTTACGTCTTTATGATAAAAACCAGGGGGTAAACAATGTTCAGAAAACCTTTGCCAAATTATTTGAACTTCCTGAAAAAAATATAGAAGTATTCAGTGAATTTGTAGGCGGTGGTTTCGGTTCCGGATTAAGAGTCTGGCCCCACGTTTTAGCTTCAGTGATGGCTGCCAAACAGGTCGGGCGTCCTGTAAAGCTCATGCTCACCCGTCCGCAGATGTTTGCAGCGACAGGATACAGACCGGCTTCCTGGCAAAGAATTAAGGTAGGATCAGATCAGTCGGGAAACCTTTTAGGAATTTTACATCAGGCGAAGAACGAAACTTCAGTATATGAAAACTTTAATGATGGTATTACCCGTGTGACGAGGTTAATTTATAAATTTCCCAATCTAAAGACAGAAGCTGCAAGTGTTCCTTTAAATTTAAGTACTCCAACGTGGATGCGCGGCCCGGGTGACTGTACCGGGGTATTTGCTTTAGAATCTGCCATAGATGAATTATCTTACAAGCTTAAAATGGATCCTGTAGAGCTGCGGTTAAAAAATATCTCACTGGAAAAACACCCTGATTCCAATCTACCGTGGTCTACCCATTTTCTCGATGAAGGTTTAAAAAAAGGCGCTGAAATGATCGGATGGAAGGCCAGAAAATCAACTCCCGCCACTGTTAGTGATGGAGATTGGTATATTGGCTACGGAATGGCTGTCGGAATGTGGAATGCGGGAAGAAGAGAAGCAAAAGCAGCTATTATCATGCACAAAAATGGCGCCATCACTGTCCAGACGGCAATGACCGACATCGGAACCGGTACGGGAACCGGAATGCAGAATATCGCACACGAAATTACCGGGATTTCAAAAGATAAAATCAGTATAGAGCTTGGAAATTCAGCACTTCCTCCCGCACCAAGCCAGGGCGGAAGTACAGGGCTGTCTTCTGTAAGCGGAGCGGTTTACGACGCGAGCAATCAATTAAAACAAAAGCTGGCAGAATATGCATCGTCAGTTAATCAAAGCTTTAAAGGGGTGGCTATTGAAAATATTATTCTTTCGGATACAGGCATCAGTTTAAAAAATAATTCTAAAGTTTCTGTTTCGTATGACGAATTATTTGAAAAGAATAATCTGACTGAAATACGTCTTGAAGTAGCATCAAAACCGGGAAGTGAGCGTGAAAAATTTGCTTTCTGTTCATCTGCGGCACATTTTTGCAAAGTCCGCGTCAATAAGCGAACCGGAAAAGTGAAAATAGAAAAACTGGCAGTCGTAGCAGATGGCGGAAAAATCATCAACAGTCAGGCTGCGGCAAATCAGATGTCAGGAGCTGCGGTTGGTGGTATCGGAATGGCTTTGATGGAAGAAAACCAGATCGATGCAAAATTGGGAACATTAATCGGTAATGATCTGGCAGGATATCATTTTGCTGTAAATGCTGATGCACCCATTATCGAGGTTGATTTTATTCATAAACCAGATCCGAATATCAATCCTTCCGGCGCCAAAGGTCTCGGAGAAGTGGGAATTATTGGTACGGCACCCGCAATAGCCAATGCTATTTATAATGCTATCGGTGTACGGATGAGAGATTTGCCCATTACCCCAGATAAAATACTTATGGCATTATCACGCAGATAA
- a CDS encoding FAD binding domain-containing protein — protein sequence MRPFNFEKVKSDTEASAMKSAVSQFIAGGTNLVDLMKKNIAQPEVLIDVTTALSDTVNHQNNKLQIGAMASNTKVANSKDVTERFPLISKAILAGASPQIRNMASSAGNLLQRTRCPYFYDVTTPCNKRKPNSGCSAIDGANRMSAVAGYNNQCVAVHPSDFCVALAALDATVTAQTKDEKEIKIPFKDFHKLPEDTPWLDNNLPQDAIITNIEVPDNAFWKHSAYVKVRDRTSYAFALVSVAAALDLDGKTIKNARLASGGVAHKPWRWFDVEKFLNGKRATTDVFEAAARLATKDLKPLSENGYKIPMLQGAMVTALQNCVNQ from the coding sequence ATGAGACCGTTTAATTTTGAAAAAGTAAAATCTGATACTGAAGCTTCTGCCATGAAATCAGCAGTCAGTCAGTTTATTGCAGGCGGAACGAATCTGGTAGATCTGATGAAGAAAAATATTGCCCAACCGGAAGTGCTGATTGATGTAACCACAGCATTATCTGATACAGTAAATCATCAGAATAACAAATTGCAGATTGGTGCAATGGCAAGTAACACCAAAGTGGCAAACAGTAAAGATGTGACGGAAAGATTTCCTCTCATTTCAAAAGCTATTTTGGCGGGTGCTTCACCGCAGATCAGAAATATGGCAAGTTCAGCGGGAAATCTGTTGCAACGAACCAGATGTCCTTATTTTTATGATGTTACAACGCCCTGTAACAAAAGAAAACCCAATAGCGGTTGCAGTGCCATTGATGGTGCAAACCGGATGAGTGCTGTTGCAGGATATAATAATCAGTGTGTTGCGGTTCATCCTTCAGATTTTTGTGTGGCTTTAGCTGCATTGGATGCAACCGTAACCGCTCAGACAAAGGATGAGAAAGAAATTAAAATACCATTTAAGGATTTTCATAAGTTGCCGGAAGATACGCCCTGGCTGGATAATAATTTACCGCAGGATGCCATAATAACGAATATTGAAGTTCCGGATAATGCATTCTGGAAACATTCTGCCTATGTGAAAGTAAGAGACAGAACTTCATATGCATTTGCCTTGGTTTCTGTCGCAGCAGCACTGGATCTTGACGGAAAAACAATAAAAAATGCACGCCTGGCTTCAGGAGGCGTGGCACATAAACCCTGGCGTTGGTTTGACGTGGAAAAATTTCTGAATGGCAAACGCGCTACAACAGATGTCTTTGAGGCAGCAGCAAGATTGGCAACCAAAGATTTGAAACCACTGTCTGAGAACGGCTATAAGATTCCGATGCTTCAGGGAGCGATGGTAACAGCATTACAAAATTGTGTCAATCAATAA
- a CDS encoding (2Fe-2S)-binding protein gives MELKGQYSRRNFLKVSGLLAGFMAIPSSVKAFYQDVKQYLVPKKNVSRLTLSINKKSHTLYVDTRTTLLDLFREQLNLTGSKKGCDHGQCGACTIHINGERALSCLTLAAMAQGKEITTIEGLANGDELHPMQKAFIECDGFQCGYCTPGQIMSAVACVKEGHTGSVEEIKEYMSGNLCRCGAYNGIVQSIQKVAAHETV, from the coding sequence ATGGAATTGAAAGGACAATACAGTAGGAGAAACTTCCTCAAAGTCTCCGGATTGCTAGCCGGTTTTATGGCTATTCCGTCTTCAGTGAAAGCATTCTATCAGGATGTAAAGCAGTATCTTGTTCCAAAGAAAAACGTATCCAGGCTTACGCTTTCCATCAATAAAAAAAGTCATACGCTTTATGTTGATACGAGAACTACCTTATTGGATTTGTTCAGAGAACAGTTAAATCTTACAGGGTCTAAAAAAGGCTGCGACCACGGACAGTGCGGTGCCTGTACCATCCATATTAACGGTGAAAGGGCATTGAGTTGCCTTACACTGGCGGCTATGGCCCAGGGAAAAGAGATCACAACGATTGAAGGTCTGGCAAACGGAGATGAGCTTCATCCGATGCAGAAAGCATTTATTGAATGTGACGGCTTTCAGTGCGGGTATTGTACGCCGGGACAGATTATGTCGGCCGTTGCGTGCGTGAAGGAAGGCCACACAGGTTCTGTAGAGGAGATTAAAGAATATATGAGCGGTAATCTTTGCCGTTGCGGAGCGTATAACGGAATTGTTCAATCCATTCAAAAAGTTGCAGCCCATGAGACCGTTTAA
- a CDS encoding XdhC family protein, producing the protein MKEINDIVKAYKKAQINGLKAALATVVKVEGSSYRQAGARMLVTEDGQLTGAISGGCLEGDALRKALLAIHQKDNKLITYDTSNPDDVEFGVQLGCNGIVHILFEYIDENSSQNHISLLEKTTENRNESVIATLFSLEKRNKQTGTIGLMKKESTMISDSGCISESELNHFYSEVLEKKQNLLAKHSSNEILLQYIPPQTTLIIAGAGNDVKPLVETASILGWKTVIADGRATHALKKRFPLADEVLLATPEEIIKNIEIDEATVFVLMTHNYNYDLDLLKLIIHQPVQYIGLLGPKTRFNRMMDDLKNSGIELGEKELNKLFGPVGIDIGAETSEEIAISVIAEIKAVLSGKKGSSLRDKPEKMHTDILSI; encoded by the coding sequence ATGAAAGAGATCAATGATATTGTAAAAGCTTATAAAAAAGCACAGATTAATGGGTTAAAAGCAGCTCTGGCAACAGTTGTAAAAGTGGAAGGTTCCTCTTACCGGCAAGCCGGAGCAAGAATGTTGGTTACTGAAGATGGACAACTTACCGGTGCCATCAGTGGAGGATGTCTGGAGGGAGATGCCCTGAGAAAAGCATTGCTTGCCATCCATCAGAAAGACAACAAACTCATCACTTATGATACCAGTAATCCGGATGATGTCGAATTTGGAGTCCAGTTGGGCTGTAATGGGATTGTCCATATTCTTTTCGAATATATTGATGAAAACTCCTCTCAAAATCATATCTCCCTTTTAGAAAAGACAACTGAAAACAGGAATGAATCTGTCATCGCAACCCTATTTTCACTGGAAAAGAGAAATAAGCAGACGGGAACTATCGGATTGATGAAAAAGGAAAGTACGATGATATCAGACTCTGGTTGTATTTCAGAAAGTGAGCTGAATCATTTTTATTCAGAAGTTTTAGAAAAAAAACAAAACCTACTTGCCAAACATTCATCGAATGAAATTTTACTGCAATATATTCCTCCGCAGACAACATTGATCATTGCAGGAGCCGGAAATGATGTTAAACCTTTGGTGGAAACCGCTTCTATTTTAGGCTGGAAAACAGTAATTGCAGACGGAAGAGCAACGCATGCCCTGAAAAAGAGATTTCCACTCGCCGATGAAGTATTGCTTGCAACACCCGAAGAAATTATCAAAAACATAGAGATTGATGAAGCAACGGTTTTTGTTCTGATGACCCACAATTACAATTATGATCTCGATTTGCTGAAGCTCATTATTCATCAACCTGTACAATACATCGGATTATTAGGACCAAAAACTAGGTTCAACAGAATGATGGACGATCTTAAAAATTCAGGAATTGAATTAGGTGAAAAAGAATTAAATAAACTTTTTGGTCCGGTTGGAATAGATATTGGTGCTGAAACGTCGGAAGAAATTGCGATTTCCGTCATTGCAGAGATCAAAGCGGTCTTAAGCGGAAAAAAAGGTTCATCGCTACGGGATAAACCGGAAAAAATGCATACTGATATTCTCAGTATATAA
- the moaA gene encoding GTP 3',8-cyclase MoaA yields MITDQFGRTHNYLRISLTDNCNLRCFYCMPEENYDFTPHSKLMQADEIDTIARLFVQHGVNKIRLTGGEPFVRKDASKIIRNLGKLPVQLTCTTNGIRIDDMLPEIIQSNFHSINISLDTLQKEKFLKITRRDYFDRVLRNIDLLLQHNIKTKINVVAMKEINDDEISDFIAFTKDHPVEMRFIEFMPFSGNRWTSNQVMTQKDILDIIREKYDFIPQPMGFHDTAKQFSINGHKGSFSIISTMSEPFCSGCNRIRLTADGKLKNCLFSKKETDLLTPLRNGEDILPIIESAIWSKAKTQGGQLNEQFEKINASIIQNRSMINIGG; encoded by the coding sequence ATGATAACAGATCAATTCGGAAGAACCCATAATTATCTTCGGATATCTTTAACAGACAATTGTAACCTGCGTTGCTTCTACTGTATGCCGGAAGAAAATTATGATTTCACACCGCATTCAAAACTGATGCAGGCTGATGAAATTGATACCATTGCCCGATTATTTGTACAGCACGGTGTCAATAAAATCAGACTTACCGGTGGGGAGCCGTTTGTGAGAAAGGATGCTTCAAAGATCATTAGAAATCTGGGCAAACTGCCTGTACAATTGACGTGTACCACCAACGGAATTCGTATTGATGATATGCTTCCCGAAATTATTCAGTCTAATTTTCACAGCATTAATATCAGCCTTGATACTTTACAAAAGGAAAAATTCCTTAAGATTACCCGTCGCGATTACTTTGACCGCGTCCTCAGAAATATTGATCTGTTGCTGCAGCACAACATCAAAACCAAAATCAATGTTGTTGCCATGAAAGAGATTAATGACGATGAAATTTCAGATTTTATCGCTTTTACAAAAGATCATCCTGTAGAAATGCGGTTTATAGAGTTTATGCCTTTTAGCGGAAACAGATGGACCAGCAATCAGGTCATGACTCAGAAAGACATTCTGGATATCATCAGGGAAAAATATGATTTTATTCCTCAGCCAATGGGTTTTCATGATACCGCGAAGCAATTTAGCATTAATGGTCACAAAGGAAGCTTTTCAATTATCAGTACAATGAGCGAGCCATTTTGCAGTGGCTGCAATAGAATCAGACTTACCGCAGATGGAAAATTAAAAAACTGCCTGTTTTCAAAAAAAGAAACCGATCTTCTCACACCTTTACGAAACGGTGAAGATATTTTACCGATTATAGAATCTGCGATCTGGTCGAAAGCAAAAACGCAAGGCGGACAACTGAATGAACAATTCGAAAAAATAAATGCTTCCATCATTCAGAACAGAAGTATGATCAATATTGGCGGATAA
- a CDS encoding nucleotidyltransferase family protein, whose translation MKNTGIILLAAGNSSRMGSPKQLLMYQGKTFLERIIDTALEIFDPNHIVLVLGACHHEISSVIKNKNIHIVINENWESGMASSIQSGMKALSGFFPEMEGCFISVCDQPYLTGDLFSKMLQLKETSEKEIVVAKYADTLGVPALFSKKYFKQLMELTGKQGAKKIIQQNMNDVESFEFEKGAVDIDTPSDYNHLKNKP comes from the coding sequence ATGAAAAATACAGGCATTATATTACTGGCAGCAGGAAATTCTTCGAGAATGGGATCTCCGAAACAGCTTTTGATGTATCAGGGAAAAACATTTTTAGAAAGAATAATTGATACTGCTTTAGAAATATTTGATCCGAATCACATTGTTTTGGTTCTTGGAGCCTGTCATCATGAAATATCTTCTGTCATTAAAAATAAAAATATACACATTGTTATCAATGAAAACTGGGAATCAGGAATGGCTTCCTCTATACAATCAGGAATGAAAGCACTGTCCGGTTTTTTTCCGGAAATGGAAGGATGTTTTATTTCAGTTTGTGATCAGCCTTATCTTACGGGTGATTTATTTTCAAAAATGCTTCAGTTGAAGGAGACTTCAGAAAAGGAAATTGTTGTCGCAAAATATGCCGATACATTAGGCGTTCCGGCTTTATTTTCAAAAAAATATTTTAAACAATTAATGGAACTTACCGGTAAACAGGGTGCCAAAAAAATTATTCAGCAGAATATGAACGATGTGGAATCTTTTGAGTTTGAAAAAGGTGCTGTTGACATTGATACTCCGTCAGATTATAATCATTTAAAAAACAAACCATGA
- a CDS encoding molybdopterin molybdotransferase MoeA, with the protein MISVEEAKKIIEQNIPEKKTQILPLKEAFGYTTAEDIYSKYDIPNFSQSSMDGYAIRFEDRDIKLKITGEMQAGSTEQFHLEKGTACRIFTGAPLPIGADTIVMQEKALIENGYLTVNDTELEKGLHVRNAGSDAKKNTVAISSGSCLSAAAIGYLAGIGCTEVKVFAAPSVSLILTGNELVQPGENLNFGQVYESNSYQLESVLKQCGIKIIESFWVKDDPSEVEKTLDLAISKTDIVILVGGVSVGDYDFVIDATKQCGVEQKFHKIKQKPGKPFYFGTKGEKLVFGLPGNPSSALTCFYLYIAPLLSEMMKRPAITEKTNATSTSSYGKKTGLTHFLKATYENGKVTPLHAQESYRLQSFAEANCLMILPEDSEGCKKDDVVEIILLK; encoded by the coding sequence ATGATAAGTGTAGAGGAAGCAAAAAAAATAATTGAACAAAATATCCCTGAAAAGAAAACTCAGATTCTTCCTTTGAAAGAAGCATTTGGATATACAACTGCAGAAGATATTTATTCAAAATATGATATCCCGAATTTTTCACAATCCTCGATGGACGGTTATGCGATTCGTTTTGAAGATAGAGATATAAAGCTAAAAATCACAGGCGAAATGCAGGCCGGATCAACAGAACAGTTTCATCTTGAAAAAGGAACTGCCTGCCGTATTTTCACAGGAGCTCCGCTTCCTATCGGCGCAGATACCATTGTTATGCAGGAAAAAGCCCTCATTGAAAACGGATATCTCACGGTGAATGACACCGAACTCGAAAAAGGTTTGCATGTACGAAATGCCGGAAGCGATGCTAAAAAAAATACCGTTGCGATCAGTTCAGGAAGTTGTCTTTCAGCCGCCGCGATCGGATATCTTGCCGGAATCGGATGTACGGAAGTCAAGGTTTTTGCTGCTCCATCGGTTTCGTTAATTCTTACGGGAAACGAACTCGTACAACCGGGAGAAAATTTAAATTTCGGGCAGGTTTACGAATCTAATTCTTATCAGCTTGAAAGCGTTTTAAAACAATGTGGAATTAAAATTATTGAAAGCTTTTGGGTAAAAGATGATCCTTCAGAAGTTGAAAAAACGCTGGATCTGGCCATTTCCAAAACCGATATTGTGATTTTGGTAGGTGGCGTGAGTGTAGGCGATTACGATTTTGTGATTGATGCCACAAAACAATGTGGTGTTGAACAGAAATTTCATAAAATAAAACAAAAACCCGGTAAACCATTTTATTTTGGAACCAAAGGAGAAAAACTCGTTTTCGGATTACCCGGAAATCCGTCATCGGCATTGACCTGTTTTTATTTATACATTGCGCCTTTACTTTCAGAAATGATGAAACGTCCGGCGATTACGGAGAAAACCAATGCAACTTCCACTTCTTCGTATGGAAAGAAAACCGGTCTTACCCATTTCCTGAAAGCAACCTATGAAAACGGAAAAGTAACGCCGCTTCACGCACAGGAATCGTATCGTCTTCAGTCTTTTGCAGAAGCCAATTGCCTGATGATTTTACCGGAAGATTCTGAAGGCTGTAAAAAAGATGACGTGGTTGAAATTATACTGCTAAAATAG
- a CDS encoding sulfite exporter TauE/SafE family protein, whose amino-acid sequence MNVEFFYLILFVIAALYAAVGHGGASGYLALMALYGIAPKEMKPTALVLNLFVSLTSFIQYYRGGHFKLRIFIPIALASIPLAFLGGMIHIEDTLYKRILGILLLFPVVRFFFFKSPDDSELKDPKIYLSLLFGGVIGLLSGMIGIGGGILLSPVLILLKWTNQKQTAAISAAFIFVNSIAGLGGMFTKEISFTNDMWMYIICAFAGGLLGAYLASKKLNQNGLKYVLAVVLLMASYKLISSTI is encoded by the coding sequence ATGAACGTAGAATTTTTTTATCTGATTTTATTTGTGATTGCGGCTTTATATGCAGCAGTCGGGCACGGTGGCGCAAGCGGTTATCTGGCGTTAATGGCTTTATACGGAATAGCTCCCAAAGAAATGAAGCCGACCGCTTTGGTGCTTAATCTGTTCGTTTCACTTACTTCTTTCATACAATATTATCGTGGAGGACATTTTAAACTCAGGATCTTTATTCCGATTGCTCTGGCGTCTATTCCTCTGGCTTTTTTAGGTGGAATGATTCATATTGAAGACACTTTGTACAAAAGAATTTTAGGTATTTTACTGCTTTTTCCCGTTGTCCGTTTTTTCTTTTTTAAAAGTCCGGATGACAGTGAACTGAAAGATCCCAAAATCTATTTATCTTTACTTTTCGGAGGAGTGATCGGTTTATTATCGGGAATGATCGGCATTGGCGGAGGAATTTTGTTATCTCCGGTTCTTATTTTACTGAAATGGACCAACCAGAAACAGACCGCCGCGATCAGCGCAGCCTTTATTTTTGTCAATTCCATAGCAGGTTTGGGAGGAATGTTCACCAAAGAAATTTCCTTTACCAACGATATGTGGATGTATATCATCTGTGCATTTGCCGGAGGATTGCTCGGAGCATATTTAGCTTCAAAAAAATTGAATCAGAACGGTTTGAAATATGTTCTTGCCGTTGTACTTTTGATGGCTTCCTATAAATTAATATCAAGCACTATTTAA
- a CDS encoding MoaD/ThiS family protein: MSTVKIISFGRLKEILGPDFEAEAENTDELLSQLTEKFPQLKDLKLRIAVNQKIISENTALQNNDMVALMPPYSGG; this comes from the coding sequence ATGAGTACTGTAAAAATAATTAGCTTTGGCAGACTAAAAGAGATTTTAGGTCCGGATTTTGAAGCTGAAGCAGAAAACACCGATGAACTGCTCAGTCAGCTCACTGAAAAGTTTCCACAGTTGAAAGATCTAAAACTGAGAATTGCTGTGAATCAGAAGATTATTTCAGAGAATACTGCTTTACAAAATAACGATATGGTAGCTTTAATGCCACCTTATTCAGGAGGATAA
- the moeB gene encoding HesA/MoeB/ThiF family protein codes for MLNSERYDRQIKLQGFGIEAQDKLASAKVLVIGAGGLGCPVLQYLTAAGVGNISIVDDDQVSLSNLHRQILYTSDDIGKLKTEAALDRLNAMNPEVQLSIISERITTENAVRIISEYDVIIDCSDNFPTRYLLDDVCRILEKPLIFGAIYQYEGQIAIFNVKSNEGDVTHYRNLFPEPPEPGEVPDCNDAGVLGVLPGVIGTLQATEAIKLLTGIGEALINKLMTINILNYQTAVFEIPSLDLTDKNIPYSIEEFENMNYQLHCGIEFARIKNISPSEFTKTVKLPETIVIDVREPEEQPKLNLPYISIPLSQLKENTDQISDRNIIIVCQSGKRSITGAKILQEILGTEYNISHLEGGINHLNKETHEQG; via the coding sequence ATGTTGAATTCAGAACGATATGACAGACAGATTAAATTACAGGGTTTCGGCATCGAAGCTCAGGATAAACTTGCTTCAGCGAAAGTTCTGGTAATCGGAGCCGGTGGTTTAGGCTGTCCGGTTCTGCAATATCTCACCGCAGCCGGAGTTGGCAATATTAGTATTGTGGATGATGATCAGGTTTCATTAAGTAATTTGCACCGGCAGATTCTTTACACTTCGGATGACATCGGAAAGCTAAAAACCGAAGCTGCTCTCGACCGCCTGAATGCGATGAATCCCGAAGTACAATTAAGCATTATTTCTGAGCGGATTACCACTGAAAATGCGGTCAGAATAATTTCCGAATATGATGTAATTATAGACTGCAGCGATAATTTCCCTACGCGCTACCTGCTTGATGATGTGTGCAGAATTTTGGAAAAGCCCTTAATTTTCGGGGCAATTTATCAATATGAAGGACAGATTGCCATTTTCAATGTTAAAAGCAATGAAGGTGATGTTACGCATTACAGGAATCTTTTTCCGGAACCACCAGAGCCGGGAGAAGTTCCGGATTGCAACGACGCAGGTGTTCTGGGCGTTTTACCCGGAGTAATAGGAACTTTACAAGCTACAGAAGCGATTAAATTACTCACAGGAATTGGCGAAGCATTAATCAACAAATTAATGACCATCAATATACTGAATTATCAGACTGCTGTTTTTGAAATTCCTTCGTTAGATTTAACGGATAAAAATATTCCTTACAGCATCGAAGAATTTGAGAATATGAATTATCAGCTTCACTGTGGAATTGAATTTGCCAGAATTAAAAATATTTCTCCTTCAGAATTTACAAAAACAGTAAAACTTCCCGAAACAATTGTTATTGATGTTCGGGAACCGGAAGAACAACCAAAACTCAATCTTCCATATATTTCCATTCCTTTATCCCAATTAAAGGAAAATACAGACCAGATCAGTGACCGCAATATTATTATTGTCTGCCAATCCGGTAAAAGGAGTATAACCGGAGCAAAAATTTTACAGGAAATTTTAGGCACGGAATACAATATCAGTCATCTGGAAGGCGGCATTAATCATTTAAATAAAGAAACTCATGAGCAAGGTTAA
- a CDS encoding molybdenum cofactor biosynthesis protein MoaE: protein MSKVKNIFQNSPISPLFIAESITKHSTKTEIGAHQIFLGQIRADKIEDKTVKAIEYTAYEDLALTQMETIREEIFAKYNLACMHIHHSLGIVNAGEICLFVFTSSKHRKEATLACNEVVERIKNELPIWGREIFEDETHQWKINQ from the coding sequence ATGAGCAAGGTTAAAAATATATTCCAGAATAGTCCTATTTCACCTCTATTTATCGCGGAAAGCATTACGAAACATTCCACGAAAACGGAAATTGGTGCGCATCAGATATTTCTGGGACAAATCCGGGCAGACAAAATTGAAGATAAAACCGTCAAAGCAATCGAATATACAGCTTACGAAGATTTAGCACTCACTCAGATGGAAACGATCCGCGAAGAGATTTTTGCAAAATATAATCTTGCCTGTATGCATATTCATCACAGTTTAGGTATCGTGAATGCAGGAGAAATCTGTCTTTTTGTATTTACCTCATCAAAACATCGTAAAGAAGCAACCTTAGCCTGCAATGAAGTCGTTGAACGCATCAAAAATGAACTTCCGATCTGGGGAAGAGAAATTTTTGAGGATGAAACTCATCAATGGAAAATAAACCAATAA